The following proteins are co-located in the Immundisolibacter sp. genome:
- a CDS encoding MBL fold metallo-hydrolase, which translates to MQQLFPDLWQTAAQYPFGPAVTTHAYLWLRADGNVLFYNTGLAAELDAIEHLGGVAWQYLSHRDEVAPSLADIRQRFGARLCCHALEAPFAGRISPVDVAFDAAHTPLAGLDVIPTPGHTPGSTCYRVRSAHGPTYLFTGDTLFPDGAGWGTYVAAAQRDTLRQSLELLRDPAPDVVLSSAARDPDGYRRLTGPDWQRVLDEAIDSLR; encoded by the coding sequence ATGCAGCAGCTGTTCCCGGACCTGTGGCAAACCGCCGCGCAATACCCGTTCGGTCCCGCCGTGACCACCCACGCCTACCTGTGGCTGCGCGCGGACGGCAACGTGCTGTTCTACAACACCGGCCTGGCGGCGGAACTGGACGCCATCGAGCACCTGGGCGGCGTTGCCTGGCAGTACCTGAGCCACCGCGACGAAGTGGCGCCCAGCCTGGCCGACATCCGCCAGCGCTTTGGCGCCAGGCTGTGCTGTCATGCGCTGGAGGCACCCTTCGCCGGCCGAATCTCGCCGGTGGACGTCGCCTTCGATGCAGCGCACACACCACTGGCCGGCCTGGATGTGATCCCCACGCCCGGCCACACGCCCGGCAGCACTTGTTACCGCGTTCGCTCGGCGCACGGACCAACGTACCTGTTCACCGGCGACACGCTGTTTCCGGACGGCGCCGGCTGGGGCACCTACGTCGCCGCTGCGCAGCGCGACACCCTGCGGCAAAGCCTGGAGCTGCTGCGCGATCCGGCGCCGGACGTGGTGCTGTCGTCCGCGGCCCGTGATCCGGACGGCTACCGTCGCCTGACCGGACCCGACTGGCAGCGCGTGCTCGACGAGGCTATCGACAGCCTGCGGTAA
- a CDS encoding c-type cytochrome — MQTARRFVSPFRAAAMAATGMIAILSAASAPVLAATDGTQQQARRDYQKYCASCHGAEGRGDGPVAQAMKAMPADLTLLSMNNDGKYPADKVREIIDGRADVKAHGPRAMPVWGKEFYVSAEGVGQRQAHDRIEGLTEYLRRMQKQ, encoded by the coding sequence ATGCAAACCGCACGCAGATTTGTGAGCCCGTTTCGCGCCGCTGCCATGGCTGCCACGGGCATGATCGCCATACTGTCCGCCGCCAGTGCGCCGGTCCTGGCGGCGACCGATGGCACCCAGCAGCAGGCCAGACGCGACTACCAGAAATATTGCGCGTCCTGTCACGGAGCCGAGGGGCGGGGCGATGGCCCGGTGGCGCAGGCGATGAAGGCCATGCCTGCCGATCTGACCCTGCTGAGCATGAACAACGACGGCAAGTATCCCGCCGACAAGGTGCGCGAGATCATCGACGGCCGCGCCGATGTGAAGGCGCACGGCCCGCGCGCCATGCCGGTGTGGGGCAAGGAGTTTTATGTGTCGGCCGAAGGCGTCGGCCAGCGTCAGGCCCATGACCGTA
- a CDS encoding IS30 family transposase, giving the protein CGADAALEGFTRQMKKLPAFLRQSLTYDRGSEMARHAELAERLKIDIWFADPYAPWQRGSNENTNGLLRQFLPKGTDLSEVSQTALNDIARLLNGRPRKTLDWRTPDEAMAEEIANFSNRVALDS; this is encoded by the coding sequence TGCGGCGCCGATGCCGCGCTGGAAGGCTTCACGCGGCAAATGAAGAAGCTGCCGGCGTTTTTGCGCCAAAGCCTGACCTACGATCGCGGCAGCGAGATGGCCCGTCACGCCGAGCTGGCCGAGCGCTTGAAGATCGACATCTGGTTTGCCGACCCGTACGCGCCCTGGCAGCGCGGCAGCAACGAAAACACCAACGGCCTGCTGCGCCAATTCCTGCCCAAGGGCACGGACCTGTCCGAGGTCAGCCAGACCGCGCTCAACGACATCGCCCGGCTGCTGAACGGCCGTCCTCGAAAAACCTTGGACTGGAGAACACCGGACGAAGCCATGGCCGAAGAAATCGCCAATTTCTCAAATCGTGTTGCACTTGATTCTTGA
- a CDS encoding FAD-binding oxidoreductase: protein MNGADRAGLLARLAVTPGCDWRTDADAMAPYLAEQRGLYRGAALAVALPQDTAAVSALVRACARFDLALVPQGGNTGLCGGAVAQDAARQVVVSLERLDRIRAIDAANFTLTAEAGCIVQRVREAAADENRLFPLSFGADASARLGGALSTNAGGTNVLRYGNARELTLGLEVVLADGQVWDGLTALRKDNTGYDLKQLFIGAEGTLGIITAAVVKLFPLPRETVTAWLACPSVEACVAVFGRLRDASGDAVTGCELLSRTALEFVLRHLPGARDPLGAPAPWYLLVELTSSSASAGLATALESVLEQCLGSGEISDAAVAASARQAADFWRLREGVAEVQRHEGASIKNDVAVPVSAVPAFVAEASAAVQAACPGLRVCAFGHIGDGNLHFNLSQPVDMPAGQFLAQWDTLSGLVNAVVARHRGSISAEHGIGLLKRDALAQHESAVAIDLMRRVKAALDPQGRLNPGKLLPPTQE, encoded by the coding sequence GTGAACGGGGCTGATCGGGCAGGTCTTCTGGCGCGCCTGGCGGTCACGCCGGGCTGCGACTGGCGCACCGATGCCGATGCCATGGCGCCGTACCTGGCCGAGCAGCGCGGCCTGTACCGCGGCGCGGCGCTGGCGGTAGCGCTGCCGCAGGACACCGCGGCCGTGTCGGCACTGGTGCGGGCCTGCGCGCGGTTCGATCTGGCGCTGGTGCCGCAGGGCGGCAATACCGGCCTGTGCGGTGGCGCTGTGGCGCAGGACGCGGCGCGGCAGGTGGTCGTCAGCCTGGAGCGTCTGGACCGGATCAGGGCTATCGATGCGGCCAATTTCACCCTCACGGCGGAGGCCGGCTGCATCGTGCAACGGGTGCGGGAGGCGGCGGCTGACGAAAATCGACTCTTTCCGCTCAGCTTCGGCGCCGACGCCAGCGCCCGCCTGGGCGGGGCGCTGAGCACCAACGCCGGCGGCACCAACGTGCTGCGCTACGGCAACGCGCGCGAGCTGACGCTGGGCCTGGAGGTGGTGCTGGCCGACGGGCAGGTGTGGGACGGCCTCACGGCGCTGCGCAAGGACAACACCGGCTACGACCTGAAGCAGCTGTTCATCGGCGCCGAGGGCACGCTGGGCATCATCACCGCGGCGGTGGTCAAGCTGTTTCCGCTGCCGCGCGAGACGGTCACCGCCTGGCTGGCCTGCCCGTCGGTGGAGGCCTGCGTGGCGGTTTTCGGCCGGCTGCGGGACGCCAGCGGCGACGCCGTGACGGGCTGTGAGCTGCTGTCGCGCACGGCGCTCGAGTTCGTGCTGCGCCACCTGCCGGGCGCGCGCGATCCGCTGGGTGCCCCGGCGCCCTGGTATCTGCTGGTGGAACTGACCAGCTCCAGCGCTAGTGCCGGATTGGCGACGGCGCTCGAAAGCGTGCTCGAACAGTGCCTCGGCAGCGGCGAGATCAGCGACGCCGCCGTGGCTGCCAGTGCGCGCCAGGCGGCGGACTTCTGGCGCCTGCGCGAGGGCGTGGCCGAGGTGCAGCGCCACGAGGGCGCCAGCATCAAGAACGACGTGGCGGTGCCGGTGTCGGCGGTGCCGGCCTTCGTTGCCGAGGCCAGTGCGGCGGTGCAGGCCGCCTGTCCGGGGCTGCGCGTGTGCGCCTTCGGCCACATCGGCGACGGCAACCTGCATTTCAACCTGTCGCAGCCGGTGGACATGCCGGCCGGACAGTTCCTTGCGCAGTGGGACACCCTGAGCGGCCTGGTCAATGCCGTGGTTGCCCGGCATCGCGGTTCCATCTCGGCCGAGCACGGCATCGGCCTGCTCAAGCGGGATGCGCTGGCGCAGCATGAATCGGCCGTGGCCATCGATCTGATGCGTCGCGTCAAGGCGGCTCTGGACCCACAGGGCCGTCTGAATCCGGGCAAGCTGCTGCCGCCGACGCAGGAGTGA